The Desulfotignum phosphitoxidans DSM 13687 genomic sequence ATTTTTTTTAATGATAAATGAGGGCATGCACAAAATTAATATTTTTCCTGAGATTTTCTCAAATAATCAGACATTATCGTTGCTTCCGGATTATTTGGTTCATTAGGTGTTTTGTCGATGAAAAAACCTCCTCCATGCTCAATTACTTTTCGTTTCCCCATCTCACGAAAATAATTTTTTGTGTGAAAATACTTAATGGAGTTTTTTGCATAACTTTGATTTCTGTATTCGCGGGTAGCTAGTATGATTAGTTCAAATGTCTTCGTTTGCAGCGCCAAAGCTTGTGGATACCAACCTGGCCTTAGTAGCGTTTTTCTAAGAAAAAAAGTGTGCATGCTGGTATGAATGAATGAGGCCCGCCATGGGTCATTTCTTGGGATTGGGGCGGCCAGACTTTTTAGATAGCCTTTTTTTGTAAGAGACACCTCGATTGTATTAAAAAAACACTTTGAACTATCTGTGTGAAAATAGTTGATAATGTTTTTTTGTGGTTTGACCGATCCTGGAGTATTACTTAATTCAATTCTGCAGATTGGCAATGGATGGTCTTCGATATTGCTCGAGGATGCCAGATGAGATTCGGTATACGGTGCCTTCCCTTTTAACGGGTTATTGCCATCGGAAATAATATGTATTTCGCCAGTTGCCTTTTTTCTTTTTCTTCTTCCATGATAAGTTAGGTGTGATTTTTGGGATTTGTTTATTAACGTTTCTTTTCCTTTCCAATAATGAACGCAGTCGTAATTATCGGGAAACGAAATTACAACATCAATTTCATTATTTTTTTCTTCCATATTAAAGAGAACAACTTCCTTGCCCGAAAACAGCCCTCGAAGGTTATTTCCCGAATTATTGCTTGGATAATAGAAAGTACATCTGGTAAAGCCGCTTATGTATTGCTGCCCTGCATAATCGTGCATTTTTCCGTTGTTAACGCTCATGGCTTATTTTCCATTTTCACCAAAACCACCGAAGCCAGGCGCCTTTGTTTTGGCGGCATCGGCAGGCCTCCTAATCGTTTTTTGTTCACCCAGTCCTCCCATTGATCGTTAAGGGTTTTGTTCAGGGCATAAACCGACACCCGGTAGGGTCCCGTTTGGGCCGCGTTCGTATATGGTGGTTGAAAAGCCGGTGTTGGGCATCAGCCGGGGTAATTTGGGCCGGCACAGCTCCAGATCCGGCTTGTCAACGGCCAGCCAGATGTGTCGGCCAGGCTCGATGTTTCTTGTTTCAGTGGTTATTTTGACGTTGGTTCCATTGGTTGTTCCAGGCAGGGGAAAGGTGATCCTGGCCCATGGGCCGGGCAGGGGAGTTTTTGAGAATAAATTGTTGATGAAAAGGATAAATAATACGAGGCACAGGGTCGTGAGTGCCGAAACGATCATGATGGAATACAGGGTTTTTTTATGATGTGTCGAAATGGATTGTTCCGGAGTCTGATTCTCTTTGATCGCGTGAATGATTTTGTTCTTGAGATCATATTCAATCATGATGTCATTTCCTGAGAACGTTAAGAAATTTTTTAATATCCTTTTTTGCCTTTTCTTCGGCTGATTTCAGTTCGTCCCTGATAATTTTGAGCAGGGCTTGTTTCTGTCTGTCATTCAGCTGATCGCCGACCCCGGCTTCCCGGATGCATTCGTTGAGGATCTCAACGGCCGGGTCCATTGACACTATTTTTTGGGAGATGTCTTGCGGGGGTTCGCCCTCATAGAGCTGTTTTCCAATCTGCAGGAATGAAAGATAATCGTATCCACAAGCATCAGCAATTTTTACTTGAGCTTCAAAAGGGATCGGTTTTTTTCTTTCAGGATTAAGCAATTGACTGATGTAACTTTTTCCATATTCGGTCCCAATTGACAGGATTTTCTGATACCCAGTACCGGTCTCATCAATCCAGAATTCAAGGGCCTTTTGAAAGTATAAATATGGTTTTAATTCAATCATCTATCCTTCGTTTACTATACGTAAACTTAGATTGGTATATAAAAATGTTTGTTATTTATAAACTTATTTGATATTTTGTTTATTATTTATAATTATTTGGATCATGAAGCGAGGGGTTAATAAAGAAACTTGCTGAATTTATAGATTATTCAAGAGAGTTTGTCAATTGTGTACTTTTGGAGTCAGACCCATGTGTGCCGTCTTGGCATGTCTCAAAAAATATTTGGGATTTAAAATTGCTGATGTTATTGAGAATACTGGCGGAAGTGCATGGGAACCGAATCCCGGTATAGTGTTTTAACCTACTGAATTTATGAAAAATTATTAGTAATTTTTTAAGCGGGACCAAAGACCCGGGACAAAACCGGCGAGACCAGATCATTTTACCACCTTCAGAAGTCCGGCCAGGTCCATGCCGGATGAGTCCATAAATTTTTTTTGCGGGCAATCTGAGTTTCCGCATATCTTCTGACTGAATCCAGGCAGGGATGTTCGTGGCCAGTCTTGGTGTTGAAATTTTTCAAGGTGTGCTTTTTTCTTGTTTTTTTGTAGTCTGTGAACTACATTTAAATCATGAAATATGAATAGGAAGATTCATGAAAACAAACACCAGCCCATACAACCCTTTTGATTATCTGGAAACGGAAGAGGAAATCAACGAATACCTGAACGATGCGTTCATGGACGACGATCCCCAGGTGTTTCTGGTCGCCCTGGGCCATCTGGCCAGAAAACAGGGCATGCAGGAGGTGGCCAGAAGAACCGGGCTGAACCGGGAAAGCCTTTACAAATCGCTCTCCGGCAGCGGCAACCCGCATTTTTTTACCGTGAAAAAAGTGATCAAAGCCCTGGGCTGCAAGCTGGAGGTGGCGTGAAGATCAATCAATGACCTGTTCAACTTGATTCAAACTGATTCTGGGAATAGAAAGATGAAATCTGATACCAAAATATTAATAGCGATTTTTTCTCCAACGCTCATATTTGTTATCATACTGTTTTCATTGTATAATTTTTTTGGTGCACAAATTATTACTCCCCATTTTTGGACCAATTTGTTTGTCCAAAAAAAGCCTTCAAAGCAGGTCGTTAAAGGGACTGTTAGAGTTGAAAGCAAATCTTTAATTCCAGAAAAACAAATGTATCCGGTGGGCAAAAAGAAAACGGATCTTCATGGTTCTGATTTAATCTATTCCTGGATTGATGACAAGGGTGTAAAACACTTTTCAAATGTCCAGCCCAGTGGGATAACGGCTGCAATAGAAACTCAAAAAGCCCTAAAATATCAAGAATCAAAAAATTTTCCTGAAAGATTTCAAACTAAGGTTGTTATTCGGGGGAATGCAGTTTTGGTGCCCGTAAAAATTGGATATCGAGGCAGAGAGAAACAAACCTGGTTGATTTTTGATACCGGCGCAACCAGTACAGTTATCCATGATGATCTTGCAAAAAATATGGATATTGTTCCACAAAAATATTCAAGAGCACAAATTGCTGATGGAAGCATAATTCCTTCCAAGGATGCACAATTGGATTATATCATTGTGGGTCCCTACAAAATTTCAAATTTTGAAATTAAAATCATAAACCATGCCGGTGGTTCAAATTTAACAAAAGGGCTTCTTGGAATGAATTTCTTGAAATATGTTGATTACAATATCGATTTCAAAAATCAAGTGATAACCTGGTATAAAAAATCATAGTTTTTCAAACAGATACTGTCCCGGCTGCCGGGCCAGGTGATCGATGAGATCCACCATGTTCCGGTGACAGGGGATGATATGCTCGTGATCGGTCTTTGTGTGGTTCACCACCTGCCGGGCCGACACGGACCGCCGGATCCAGTTCTTGAAATAGGATTTATACCCCTTGTATGTGGCAGGCGTCTTTTTCTTTTTGGTTTCCAGCCAGGATTCAAAGTAGGGGATAACGTCGGTCCATCCGGTTTCAAGATACTTTTCGATCCGGAAAAAATACTCAGGAGTGGCCGGCAGAATCGGATTTTTGCAGGCAGGGTTTGAGCACCGCTTTTGACCGGGCTCCGGTTTCGGTCGCATGGACCTTGGTTTGTAGCCATTCAGCTTTAATTTTGGCTTTGGTATCGGTGTCGGTTCCGGCGCGGGAGAGGGGGCCGCTGCCAGTCCTGACCGGGCGGCTTCAAATGCAAGGGCAGCCTTGATGGTCTTGTATCTGACAGTGAAACCCATGACCCGGGCCTGGGCCAGCGGATCCACCCCGGGAAAAAGGGGAAGAAAGTCGTTGCAGATCAGACACACGGCCTGGTTGGGATCGATTTTCTTTTTTGCGGTGCAGATAGAATACCGGTGGCAATAGTCGCCACGGTTGATTTGTCCGGGATCTAACGGGCAGGGTGCCCCTGAATACACAAAACCCGAAGCAGCCGTACGGTTTCGGGTTTTTCAAATTGTCTTGCCATTCGGCCCTCCGTTTCCGGAGAGTCTGGGGCGCGTTTGGATGGTTTTTAAATTACAGGATGGAGGGGATTTGTGTCAAGAAATTTATTTAATTCCAAAATTCATCTTCATTTATATCAAAACGCCGCAGGGCTGCTTTAATGACTGGAACATGAATGGTTGTTTTTTTTCCGTGGTTTTTTATCGGGTACTGAGCGCCTTTGGTTGATCCTTCGGAGTCGGGCTTCAGCAGAATAATTTCAGAACCCTTGCCACGGCTTCTTGCCATTGACACCACACCAAATTTTTTCAGTTTTTTGATAAAATCTTTCAGGGTTAAGGGGTGGCGGTTAGGCATAAAAAAATGTATTGGGGGGCTCACATGT encodes the following:
- a CDS encoding addiction module antidote protein, which encodes MKTNTSPYNPFDYLETEEEINEYLNDAFMDDDPQVFLVALGHLARKQGMQEVARRTGLNRESLYKSLSGSGNPHFFTVKKVIKALGCKLEVA
- a CDS encoding retropepsin-like aspartic protease, which encodes MKSDTKILIAIFSPTLIFVIILFSLYNFFGAQIITPHFWTNLFVQKKPSKQVVKGTVRVESKSLIPEKQMYPVGKKKTDLHGSDLIYSWIDDKGVKHFSNVQPSGITAAIETQKALKYQESKNFPERFQTKVVIRGNAVLVPVKIGYRGREKQTWLIFDTGATSTVIHDDLAKNMDIVPQKYSRAQIADGSIIPSKDAQLDYIIVGPYKISNFEIKIINHAGGSNLTKGLLGMNFLKYVDYNIDFKNQVITWYKKS
- a CDS encoding type II toxin-antitoxin system HicA family toxin, with the protein product MPNRHPLTLKDFIKKLKKFGVVSMARSRGKGSEIILLKPDSEGSTKGAQYPIKNHGKKTTIHVPVIKAALRRFDINEDEFWN